The nucleotide window GAGTCCAAATACGCTGAAGGTTCATCGATGAGATAGACATCTGCTGGTTTGCCCAAACAGAGAGCCAAGGAAACTCTCCGCAATTCACCCCCGGACAACGTCTGCACCTCTTGGTCAATGATATTTTCTATTTGCAGAGGCTTCATTACATCAGTCACAAACTGAGGGTGAGTATAAGCATCTCTTATCTTCTCGTGTAGTAACTGACGAACGCTTCCCGTTGATTTAGGACTGATCTTCTGTGGCTTGTAGCTGACATTTAGAACTGGCACCTCTCCCCCTTCGTCAGGCTTAAGTCTTCCCGCAAGCATTCTGATGAATGTAGTTTTCCCAGTACCATTTTCCCCTAGCATCACCATGATTTCAGAGTCTGTGAATTCTCCAGCTATGATTGCTAACtcaaactctcccatctttttccTCATTCCCGGATATTTGTACATGCACATCTTTTTCACTTCTTCCTCATTTGCTGTCTGTGCCACTTTAAAAACCAGGGAGGCATCTCTGAATCTCAAGTTTTCCGTTGGAACATAGCCATCTAGGAAAATATTTATGCCTTCTCTCACGCTGAAAGGCATAGTGACCACGCCATAAGCACTCGGCACGCCATACAAGCAACAGATGAAATCGGAGAGATAGTCTAACACACTTAGATCGTGTTCCACAACAATGATATATCTATCTGGATTTATTAGAGATCGTATTGTAATAGCAGCTTTTAGACGCTGCTTCACATCTAGGTAACTAAAAGGCTCATCGAACATGAAGATATCGGCTTTATGTATGCAAACGACAGCGCAGGCAAATCTCTGCAACTCTCCTCCAAAAAAGTCCTCAACATTTCGTTCTCTGAGGTGTGTCAGGTCAAGTTGCTGACATACAATGGCCTGTGTCTTAGTTTCATCCTTCCTGTCCAAAATAGACCCCACAGTTCCCTTTGCAGCTTTAGAAATCTGGTCCACATACTGGGGTTTAATAATGGCTTTCAGGTCATCTTCCAGGATCTTGGTGAAATAGTTTTGCAACTCAGATCCTCGAAAGTAAGTCAATATTTCTTGCCAGTCAGGTGGATCATCATACTTTCCAAGGTTCGGCTTTTGCTTTCCAGCTAGAATTTTCAAGGCAGTGGATTTTCCAATGCCATTAGTTCCAACTAGTCCCAAAACTTCACCTGGACGAGAAATAGGCAACCTGTGAAGTTTGAAAGCATTGGCACAATAGGATGAGTTGTTTCTTTTTCCAGATTGCTGGGTAAATTAACAATTGACAAGGCACCAAAGGGGTATTTCTTAATGCAGATACCACAACCAATACAGAGTGTTTCCGAAATCCATGCTATTTTGCTCTGGGGCGTGACCTCTATGCACAGCTTTCCCATTCGAACAACAGGACAGCTCTTTTTGCACTCTTGCCGGCATTTCTTTGGCTTGCATTTGTCATAGTTGACAATGGCAATTCTAGTTAACTTGTCTGCCATAATTATCGAAGCAGGCTCACGGATAGTCAGAAGCTTTTTAGGAGGTGGATGTGGGTGTAACCAAGTCTGGCGCTGCTggtccgtcctcctcctcctccaacctaatcaggttggacatagtccctgtcccatatggggttcacagtctcaatccccattttacagatgagttaactgcagcccagagaagtgaagtgacttgaccaatttacatggcagacaagtggcaaagccatttGCCAGGCTACAGTAGAGAGCTCATACAGAGCTTGTATTGTTTTAACACTCAACATgatggaaattttatattaaacACTATTTGAGGCAAAAGATCAATGTCACAAGCCAAGATTAACAAATAAGTCCCATTTTCAATACATTCAGTTGGTAATACTCAGCAATTAAATCCGTTCTTTGTGTCCCCTTATCAGACTTCTTATTATTTATGGCTGTAAAGGTTTCTCCACTTAATTCTACTTTAGTTAATTCTTAGGAGCCATTTGGAAAGCTGTCAAATAAGGAAATGTCCCATCGCTGGACCCATTCGCCAAGAAATTTATGCAGCCCAGTAGGCTTACCGTATCTTTAACAAATTCTTTAGATTCTCCTCTAGTTCCCAT belongs to Tachyglossus aculeatus isolate mTacAcu1 chromosome 18, mTacAcu1.pri, whole genome shotgun sequence and includes:
- the LOC119940258 gene encoding LOW QUALITY PROTEIN: ATP-binding cassette sub-family E member 1-like (The sequence of the model RefSeq protein was modified relative to this genomic sequence to represent the inferred CDS: inserted 1 base in 1 codon) → MADKLTRIAIVNYDKCKPKKCRQECKKSCPVVRMGKLCIEVTPQSKIAWISETLCIGCGICIKKYPFGALSIVNLPSNLEKETTHXYCANAFKLHRLPISRPGEVLGLVGTNGIGKSTALKILAGKQKPNLGKYDDPPDWQEILTYFRGSELQNYFTKILEDDLKAIIKPQYVDQISKAAKGTVGSILDRKDETKTQAIVCQQLDLTHLRERNVEDFFGGELQRFACAVVCIHKADIFMFDEPFSYLDVKQRLKAAITIRSLINPDRYIIVVEHDLSVLDYLSDFICCLYGVPSAYGVVTMPFSVREGINIFLDGYVPTENLRFRDASLVFKVAQTANEEEVKKMCMYKYPGMRKKMGEFELAIIAGEFTDSEIMVMLGENGTGKTTFIRMLAGRLKPDEGGEVPVLNVSYKPQKISPKSTGSVRQLLHEKIRDAYTHPQFVTDVMKPLQIENIIDQEVQTLSGGELRRVSLALCLGKPADVYLIDEPSAYLDSEQRLMAARVVKRFILHAKKTAFVVEQDFIMATYLADRVIGFDGIPSKNTLANSPQTLLAGMNKFLSRLEITFRRDPKNYRPRINKLNSIKDVEQRKSGNYFFLDD